A window of ANME-2 cluster archaeon genomic DNA:
AAAGGGGAAGCAGTTCAAGTCATCTATTTAGCTGGGATGACATTCCAGGAAACGATACTGATAGGTTCATAGAATTTTTGAAACATAAATTTAGCATAGATTGGATAACAACGGAATTAATTGAAAAAATCGATAACGATAGAGTTATTAGGGCATCATTTGAAAATAAATCATTTTATCTAAGACTTAATGAT
This region includes:
- a CDS encoding GeBP family protein — protein: MVKKITLMASDSKPYKRGSSSSHLFSWDDIPGNDTDRFIEFLKHKFSIDWITTELIEKIDNDRVIRASFENKSFYLRLND